In bacterium, a single window of DNA contains:
- a CDS encoding SPOR domain-containing protein — protein sequence MLRNLWLVLPLALVFFLGCQPEDDGEDEVISDTVIEGEIVTDADTVDEGELVTFTVPENTGTVRATADGFRVQLFAGVSEDNARKMAREAESVLGVPVYVSYMDGYWKVRAGDCRTRAEAETLRNRARNSGYADCWIAADTVVQ from the coding sequence ATGCTCCGTAACCTCTGGCTAGTGTTGCCTCTGGCTCTGGTTTTCTTCCTCGGCTGTCAACCCGAGGATGACGGGGAGGACGAGGTGATATCGGACACGGTCATCGAGGGCGAGATAGTCACCGATGCCGATACCGTGGACGAGGGCGAACTGGTGACCTTCACCGTACCCGAAAATACGGGTACCGTCAGAGCGACGGCGGATGGATTCCGTGTGCAGCTCTTCGCGGGCGTCTCCGAGGATAACGCCCGGAAGATGGCCCGGGAGGCCGAATCCGTCCTGGGAGTACCCGTCTACGTGAGTTATATGGATGGTTACTGGAAGGTGCGGGCGGGCGACTGCCGCACCCGGGCGGAAGCCGAAACCCTGCGCAACCGGGCGCGCAACTCCGGTTACGCCGACTGCTGGATCGCCGCCGATACCGTAGTTCAGTAG
- a CDS encoding amino acid permease gives MPLERRLTLMDAFAIAAGAMISSGLFVLPGIAYAKIGPASILAYLVAGVLMIPTMLSKAELATAMPKAGGNYFFITRGLGGLAGTMGGLADWFSISLKSAFALIGIGAFARLAFPGISELGFKMVAVSGAVLFTALNLLSVKVAGKIQVVLTLSLLAILGFYIVGGSTGIRLARYEPFFNTGFREFFSTTGLVFISFGGLTKLASMGEEIDNPGRNIPRSMFLAFAAVEFVSVFAVAVTCGLVEPATLAGSLTPLSDGALVIAGGFGEIILAVAAILAFITTANAGIMAASRVPLGMSQDHLLPRLFAKISTKRSTPTTALVVTCLFMTGTIIFLDLEVLIKVASTSLLFTFCMVNLSLVIMRLVKVKNYRPKFKSPLFPVLQILAIVVYVFLIAEMGTVTLLLFAGLLVLGLGWYFFYARLHIRSTSALITLTERLVSPNLQETTSREQLEKELLQIVKERDDIRFDRFDLLIQRAPLVDLPRSVTVDELFRIVADHLCERLGLRPDELVRLLHEREAESTTAISPGLAIPHVICPGAGCFAVMLIRCREGIDFGADTGPVHFVFVLAGSRDERNFHLKALMAIAHIVREVTLETIVNTADTMEEIRDRILLSRRPRHN, from the coding sequence ATGCCCCTGGAACGCCGCCTGACGCTCATGGACGCCTTCGCCATCGCCGCCGGAGCGATGATCTCCTCGGGCCTCTTCGTCTTGCCGGGCATCGCCTACGCCAAGATCGGCCCCGCCTCGATTCTGGCCTACCTCGTGGCCGGCGTCCTGATGATCCCCACCATGCTCTCCAAGGCGGAGCTGGCCACGGCCATGCCCAAGGCTGGCGGCAACTACTTCTTCATCACCCGGGGCCTGGGCGGGCTGGCCGGGACCATGGGCGGGCTGGCCGACTGGTTCTCCATCTCCCTGAAGAGCGCCTTCGCCCTCATCGGCATCGGGGCCTTCGCCAGGCTGGCCTTCCCCGGCATTTCCGAGCTCGGGTTCAAGATGGTCGCCGTGAGCGGGGCGGTCCTCTTCACCGCCCTGAACCTCCTGTCGGTCAAGGTGGCCGGCAAGATCCAGGTCGTCCTCACCCTGAGCCTGTTGGCCATCCTGGGCTTCTACATCGTCGGCGGCTCCACCGGCATCCGGCTCGCCCGGTACGAGCCGTTCTTCAATACCGGTTTCCGGGAGTTCTTCTCCACGACGGGGCTCGTCTTCATCAGCTTCGGCGGCCTGACCAAGCTGGCCAGTATGGGGGAGGAGATTGACAACCCGGGACGGAACATCCCCCGGTCCATGTTCCTAGCCTTCGCCGCCGTGGAGTTCGTGTCGGTCTTCGCCGTGGCGGTGACCTGCGGCCTGGTGGAGCCCGCCACGCTGGCCGGTTCGCTGACCCCGCTCTCCGACGGGGCCCTGGTCATAGCGGGGGGATTCGGGGAGATAATCCTTGCCGTGGCGGCGATACTGGCCTTCATCACCACGGCCAACGCCGGCATCATGGCGGCCAGCCGGGTGCCCCTGGGGATGAGCCAAGACCACCTGTTACCCCGCCTCTTCGCAAAAATTTCCACCAAGCGGAGTACCCCCACCACAGCCCTGGTCGTCACCTGCCTGTTCATGACGGGCACGATAATTTTCCTGGACCTGGAGGTGCTCATCAAGGTCGCCAGCACCAGCCTCCTGTTCACGTTCTGCATGGTGAACCTGAGCTTAGTCATCATGCGCCTGGTCAAGGTGAAGAATTACCGACCGAAGTTCAAATCCCCCCTCTTCCCCGTGCTGCAAATCCTGGCGATTGTCGTCTACGTTTTCTTGATCGCCGAGATGGGCACCGTGACCCTGCTCCTCTTCGCGGGCCTCTTGGTTCTGGGTTTGGGATGGTATTTCTTCTACGCCCGGCTGCACATACGGAGCACTTCGGCGCTCATCACCCTCACCGAGCGTCTGGTGTCGCCCAACCTCCAGGAGACCACGAGCCGGGAGCAGTTGGAAAAAGAGCTGCTCCAGATAGTCAAGGAACGCGACGACATTCGTTTCGACCGCTTCGATCTCTTGATTCAACGCGCCCCCTTGGTGGACCTGCCGCGGAGCGTGACCGTGGACGAGCTCTTCCGGATCGTGGCCGACCACCTTTGCGAGCGGCTGGGCCTCCGGCCCGACGAGCTCGTCCGCCTGTTGCACGAGCGGGAGGCCGAATCCACCACGGCCATTTCCCCGGGGCTGGCCATCCCCCACGTCATCTGCCCCGGGGCGGGCTGTTTCGCGGTGATGCTCATCAGGTGCCGGGAGGGGATAGACTTCGGGGCCGACACGGGACCGGTGCACTTCGTCTTCGTCCTGGCCGGCAGCCGCGACGAGCGGAACTTCCACCTGAAGGCCCTGATGGCCATCGCCCACATCGTCCGCGAGGTTACTCTGGAAACCATCGTCAATACGGCCGATACGATGGAAGAAATCCGGGACCGCATCCTCCTCTCCCGGCGCCCCCGGCACAACTGA
- a CDS encoding putative sugar nucleotidyl transferase, giving the protein MRVVVFEDCRWRKLFPLTELRPVWDLSLGMGRLSDRLKRALPNVTWWPRPELREICTGPLFNPEDLGDEPLLLVNGAVCEPETLAEKITLGKRVEEVYAVGEERCLIWARLESGEAKEILGDIHTSDPRFIERFLTGERSKWLSPPKGGAETSCLFRRPWELVERNAEALRRDFAVLTRRRTKWKGDVQGDPALVFIEEGALVERGVVFSTAGGPVVVATGAELRAPSRIEGPCYIGPKTIVDSAQIRPGCSFGQNCRVSGEVEASVFADHVNKHHYGFIGHSYVGEWVNLGAGTTNSDLKNTYGEVRAHGPEGRVPTGLDKAGCFLGDHVKLGIGTLVGTGVCIGPFSNVFNSPPVGGYVPPFSWGSFGDFEANEPAKALEVAGMVMARRGVELTPGYRRFVERLAERYASSR; this is encoded by the coding sequence TTGCGGGTAGTTGTCTTTGAGGATTGCCGCTGGCGCAAGCTCTTTCCGTTGACCGAACTTCGACCGGTCTGGGACCTGTCCTTGGGTATGGGCAGGCTCTCGGACCGTTTAAAGAGGGCCCTGCCCAACGTCACCTGGTGGCCCCGGCCGGAGCTGCGCGAAATTTGCACGGGTCCGCTGTTCAATCCCGAAGACCTGGGCGACGAGCCGCTCCTGTTGGTAAACGGGGCGGTGTGCGAGCCGGAGACCCTGGCGGAAAAAATCACCCTGGGCAAGCGGGTGGAGGAGGTCTACGCCGTCGGGGAGGAGAGGTGCCTGATCTGGGCCCGCCTGGAGTCCGGCGAGGCGAAGGAAATCCTAGGCGACATCCACACCTCGGACCCCCGGTTCATCGAGCGGTTCCTGACCGGCGAACGGTCCAAGTGGCTGAGCCCGCCCAAAGGGGGGGCGGAGACGTCGTGCCTTTTCCGCCGTCCCTGGGAGCTCGTCGAGAGGAACGCCGAGGCGCTGCGCCGCGATTTCGCCGTCCTCACCCGGAGAAGAACCAAATGGAAGGGTGATGTGCAGGGTGACCCGGCGCTGGTCTTCATCGAAGAGGGCGCCCTAGTCGAGCGAGGGGTGGTCTTCTCCACCGCGGGAGGCCCCGTGGTGGTGGCGACCGGGGCCGAGTTGCGCGCTCCCTCGCGGATCGAGGGACCCTGCTACATCGGACCGAAAACCATCGTGGACTCGGCCCAGATCCGACCCGGATGCTCCTTCGGTCAGAACTGCCGCGTCTCGGGCGAGGTCGAGGCGAGCGTTTTCGCCGATCACGTCAACAAGCACCACTACGGCTTCATCGGGCATTCCTACGTGGGTGAGTGGGTGAACCTGGGCGCCGGGACGACCAACTCGGACCTCAAGAACACCTACGGGGAGGTGCGGGCCCACGGTCCCGAAGGTCGCGTGCCCACCGGCCTCGACAAGGCGGGCTGCTTCCTGGGCGACCACGTGAAGCTGGGCATCGGCACCCTGGTGGGTACCGGGGTCTGTATCGGCCCTTTCTCCAACGTCTTCAACTCGCCGCCGGTGGGCGGATACGTGCCGCCCTTCTCCTGGGGATCCTTCGGCGATTTCGAGGCCAACGAGCCGGCCAAGGCCCTGGAAGTGGCGGGGATGGTGATGGCCCGGCGCGGGGTGGAGCTGACGCCCGGCTACCGTCGGTTCGTCGAACGGCTCGCCGAACGGTACGCCTCGAGCCGATGA